GGAACCGGCGCCTCGGGCTCGAACGAGCTTGTGATCCATCGCAATTCTGCTATTCCCTCGTATCGCTACCGATTCCGCAGAGTGATCAACCACACGGGAGGAACCGTGGCATTCAGTTGTCTCGGGACGATCACACAGACCGGCCAGTACAACGGATTCCTCGATGAGTGCTGGGCGCTCGACAACGCGATCATCCAGACGCATTGTGCTGCGGACTTGAACGGCGATTCGTTCGTGGATGACTCTGACTTCGTGCTATTCGTCGTCGGGTACAATATCCTTGATTGCGCCGATGCAATGATGCCCGCGGAGTGTCCGGCCGATCTCAACGAGGACGGCTTCGCGGACGACTCTGATTTCGTGCTGTTCGTCGGCGCGTACAACGAACTGGTGTGCCCGTAAGCGGCACCCGAAACCGACACGCATTGACTCCCTGTGTGCGGCCCGTTATTGTTCGGCTTCAGTTCGGAAGGGAACGGAGGCCCCGATGACCACCGCCGAAGCCGTCGCCCGCCACTTTGTTCATTTGGCAAACCAGATGGAAGAGCCAACGCCCCTGACGCACATGCAAGTGCAGAAGCTGGTGTATTACGCGCAGGGGTGGTCGCTGGCGTATTACAAGAAGCCGCTCTTCCTAGAACCCATCGAGGCGTGGCAGCACGGCCCTGTGGTTGATCGTGTGTACCAGGAGTTCAAAAAATTTGGCGGGGAGGCGATCGCGGCGAAAGTTGGGACGAGCGCAACCGATCTGTCCAGTGAAGAAACAGAGTTGCTGAGGTGGGTGTGGCAACGCTACAGCAGGTACTCCGGTTCGTACCTGCGCGAGCTGACGCACCGAGAACGACCGTGGAAAGAGGCTTGGGGCGCGCGTCCGAGCGACGACCGCGCCCGAGTTCCAATATCGGACGCCGCTCTCAGCGAGTTCTTTCGCGAGCAAGCACAAAAAGAGGCGAAGAACATCGGGATTGACCTTGATGAACTGGAAGCGTCAATCGCCGACGCAAAAGCAGGTCGCACCGCGGTGCTTGATTTGTCGTCATACGCTGGAAATCGCGGCACCGCGAGAGGCAAGAGCTGACTTTGCCTTGGATCGTTCGACTTACGCCTGATGCACAGCGAGCGTGGATGGCTCTCGACGAGGGAGTGCGCGAAGAAGTCGCGACGCATGTGTACCACATCAGCGATGCCCCTCATCCGTACCTACGACGGTCGAGCGCCGTCGGTGAACGACCCGGCCTCCTCGTTCTGGATTGCGTCACATCCTTTGACGCGAACTTGGTTGTGCGTCTTTTCTTTCTTGACGAGTCCGAATCGCCGAACCAATTAACACTTGTCAAGATTACGACGCTGCACGCGCCGGG
The DNA window shown above is from Phycisphaeraceae bacterium and carries:
- a CDS encoding SocA family protein, with the translated sequence MTTAEAVARHFVHLANQMEEPTPLTHMQVQKLVYYAQGWSLAYYKKPLFLEPIEAWQHGPVVDRVYQEFKKFGGEAIAAKVGTSATDLSSEETELLRWVWQRYSRYSGSYLRELTHRERPWKEAWGARPSDDRARVPISDAALSEFFREQAQKEAKNIGIDLDELEASIADAKAGRTAVLDLSSYAGNRGTARGKS